One Pecten maximus chromosome 7, xPecMax1.1, whole genome shotgun sequence genomic window carries:
- the LOC117331143 gene encoding uncharacterized protein LOC117331143, with product MYSHWVVLLLFGVYYCSGYIVPSGREPVCLSVNCQNGGSLMNTTCQCVCTDEYTGLLCETVVGHSQWPRGEYGLPMSTFGCPEEDRFGWKGGYINLTLPDSYRSQLWNDDDEITLEPHIMGPFHTHTMQLNFCLRQTFSLSNDTDEKWPPGEYCLYKVGNMCPSGDFTEGSITMHGYLFDDTDIGGELPNVTYGTGDSSIQLHFCCRKDGPTEDPISLPNTFPFILLKVSDM from the exons ATGTACAGCCATTGGGTTGTGCTTTTGCTTTTTGGGGTGTATTACTGCAGTGGCTATATTGTTCCCAGTGGGAGAGAACCAG TTTGTTTGTCAGTGAACTGCCAGAATGGCGGGAGTTTGATGAATACGACATGTCAGTGTGTTTGTACTGACGAATACACTGGTCTACTTTGTGAAACAG TTGTTGGACATTCGCAGTGGCCAAGAGGGGAATATGGTCTCCCAATGTCTACCTTTGGCTGTCCAGAGGAAGACAGGTTCGGTTGGAAAGGCGGATATATCAACCTAACATTACCGGACTCGTACCGAAGCCAGCTATGGAATGATGATGACGAAATCACCCTTGAACCACACATAATGGGACCATTTCACACACATACCATGCAGCTGAACTTCTGTTTGAgacaaacattttctttgaGCAATGACACTGACGAGAAATGGCCACCAGGAGAATATTGTCTTTACAAAGTTGGCAATATGTGCCCATCCGGAG ATTTTACAGAAGGGTCCATTACGATGCACGGGTATCTGTTCGACGACACAGATATTGGTGGAGAGTTACCGAATGTTACCTACGGCACAGGGGATTCGTCTATACAACTTCACTTCTGTTGTCGGAAAGATGGGCCAACAGAAGATCCCATCTCTCTACCTAACACATTTCCATTCATTTTGTTGAAGGTAAGTGATATGTAA